In bacterium, a genomic segment contains:
- a CDS encoding IclR family transcriptional regulator, producing the protein MKAVAGKAKGVAAVERALTVLNAFREDEDSLSLSALAVRTKMYKSTILRLCGSLERYGYLWRVGDGRYRLGPTPMRLGSLYQRSFRLADRVVPVLRQLANGSGESASFYVRQGAVRVCLHRVDSPAPIRDHVREGDHLPLDRGAAGRVLLAFGGARGTSFAAVRRDLIAASFGERNPETAAVACPVFGVEHELVGVLSLSGPLYRFRPEEVRRMSAALLRAAAGLTSALGGDRQPFDKRMATRGASA; encoded by the coding sequence ATGAAGGCGGTGGCCGGCAAGGCAAAAGGGGTGGCGGCGGTGGAGCGCGCGCTGACCGTCCTGAATGCGTTTCGCGAGGACGAGGACAGCCTCAGCCTGTCCGCTCTGGCGGTGCGCACCAAAATGTACAAGAGCACCATCCTGCGCCTTTGCGGATCGCTGGAGCGGTACGGTTATCTGTGGCGCGTGGGCGACGGCAGGTATCGTCTGGGTCCCACGCCCATGCGGCTGGGCAGTTTGTACCAGCGGTCCTTTCGATTGGCCGATCGTGTCGTGCCCGTCCTGCGCCAGCTGGCGAACGGCAGCGGTGAGAGCGCTTCGTTCTACGTCCGCCAGGGGGCTGTGCGTGTGTGCCTCCACCGCGTTGACTCCCCGGCGCCGATCCGCGATCACGTGCGCGAGGGCGACCACCTCCCGCTGGACCGCGGGGCGGCGGGAAGGGTGCTGCTGGCGTTCGGCGGGGCCAGGGGCACGTCCTTCGCAGCCGTCCGCCGCGACCTGATCGCCGCCTCCTTCGGTGAGCGCAACCCGGAGACCGCGGCCGTCGCCTGTCCGGTCTTCGGCGTGGAGCATGAGCTCGTCGGCGTGCTGTCGCTGTCCGGCCCGCTCTACCGGTTCCGTCCCGAGGAGGTGCGGCGGATGTCCGCGGCGCTGCTGCGGGCGGCGGCGGGCCTGACCAGCGCCCTGGGCGGCGACCGCCAACCTTTCGACAAGAGGATGGCCACCCGTGGCGCGTCCGCTTGA
- a CDS encoding DsrE family protein has protein sequence MERKVVVLVRQAGLGRTQPPDHEFGLGMFDRFLHAVEGQATRPRAICFYTEGVKLVCAGSPVVAGLQLLAGMGVRLAVCGTCLAYFGLSDRVAVGEVVGMNDIVGLLMEADHVITV, from the coding sequence ATGGAGCGCAAGGTCGTGGTGCTGGTGCGGCAGGCAGGACTGGGAAGAACGCAGCCCCCCGACCACGAGTTCGGCCTGGGGATGTTCGATCGCTTCCTGCATGCCGTTGAGGGCCAGGCAACCAGGCCCAGAGCCATATGCTTCTACACCGAGGGCGTCAAGCTGGTTTGCGCGGGCTCGCCGGTAGTGGCGGGGCTGCAGCTCCTCGCGGGCATGGGAGTACGCCTGGCAGTGTGCGGAACATGCCTGGCGTACTTCGGCCTCTCAGACAGGGTCGCGGTCGGAGAAGTAGTCGGAATGAATGACATAGTCGGCCTGCTGATGGAGGCCGACCACGTCATCACGGTGTAG
- a CDS encoding citryl-CoA lyase, with amino-acid sequence MTDLPADPLRAWWRTAIIDIAPGQIGVRGYPIEQLIGSISFPAMIWLLLRGDLPSPAQAALLEAALVASVDHGPQAPSIAIARMSVTCGLPLNNAVASGVNALGDIHGGAGQQCMELYGAIAAACGEPSPDVATACGERSLEEAVRDEVERASRGLGRLIPGFGHRFHPVDPRAVRLLALVDQAARDGVVAGRFARIGRAVEAELERRKGRRIPMNIDGVTAVVFCELGFPPPLGRGLFVLSRAAGILAHAWEQSQQGGRIKGPVPPESGYTYTGAPKRDLPGHT; translated from the coding sequence ATGACGGATCTGCCTGCGGACCCACTCCGGGCCTGGTGGCGCACGGCGATAATTGATATCGCCCCTGGTCAGATAGGCGTGCGGGGATACCCTATCGAGCAACTCATCGGCTCGATATCATTTCCTGCCATGATCTGGCTGCTGCTGCGGGGCGACCTGCCATCCCCGGCCCAAGCCGCGCTTCTAGAAGCCGCGCTGGTGGCCTCGGTGGACCACGGGCCGCAGGCGCCGTCCATTGCCATCGCCCGGATGTCGGTCACCTGCGGGCTCCCCCTCAACAACGCCGTGGCATCCGGGGTAAACGCCCTGGGCGATATCCACGGCGGCGCAGGGCAGCAGTGCATGGAGCTCTATGGGGCGATCGCGGCGGCCTGCGGGGAACCATCGCCGGACGTGGCGACCGCCTGCGGGGAGCGCTCGCTGGAAGAAGCGGTGCGCGACGAGGTCGAGCGGGCGAGCCGCGGACTTGGCAGGCTCATCCCAGGCTTCGGCCACCGGTTCCACCCGGTGGACCCCCGCGCCGTGCGCCTGCTGGCGCTGGTGGATCAGGCGGCGAGGGACGGCGTGGTTGCGGGTCGGTTCGCGCGCATCGGCCGCGCGGTCGAGGCGGAGCTGGAGCGGCGCAAAGGCCGGCGGATCCCCATGAACATTGACGGCGTCACCGCGGTGGTGTTCTGCGAGCTGGGCTTCCCGCCGCCGTTGGGCCGCGGCCTGTTCGTGCTCTCGCGCGCAGCGGGCATCCTGGCCCACGCCTGGGAGCAGAGCCAGCAGGGCGGCCGCATCAAAGGGCCGGTCCCTCCCGAGTCTGGCTACACTTACACGGGCGCCCCGAAGAGAGACCTTCCGGGGCACACCTGA
- a CDS encoding CoA transferase — translation MARPLEGTRVLDLTNVLAGPLCTFQLALVGADVIKVEVPGTGDLARQLGADPELNQRLMGASFMAQNAGKRSVTVNLKQAAGRLVFERLVAGADVLVENFRPGVMTRLGTGYETLARINPALIYCAISGFGSDGPLRDNPAYDQIIQGLSGVTSITGDAESGPLRAGFPICDTIGGLTAAFAITSALVARRQTGQGAFIDVSMLEATLVSMGWIVSNYLIAGEQPQPMGNDNFTASPSGAFLTQDGLLNIAANKQEQFEALCRVVGRPDLAGDPRFALRADRLRHRASLTAEIELALASHTAAEWEPLLNQAGVPAGRVLSVPEVLAHPQVAERGLVRQFDEVPGAGRDISVTTAGFRLSGCRPDVDGPPPRLGEHTGEVLRGLGFTDDEIAGFQREGAI, via the coding sequence GTGGCGCGTCCGCTTGAGGGCACCAGGGTCCTCGATCTCACCAACGTGCTGGCGGGTCCCCTATGCACGTTCCAGCTCGCGCTGGTGGGTGCCGACGTGATCAAGGTCGAGGTGCCTGGGACCGGCGACCTGGCGCGCCAGCTCGGCGCGGACCCGGAGTTGAACCAGCGGTTGATGGGCGCGTCGTTCATGGCCCAGAACGCCGGGAAGCGGTCGGTAACGGTAAACCTCAAGCAGGCAGCAGGCCGGCTTGTTTTTGAGCGGCTGGTCGCCGGTGCGGATGTCCTCGTCGAGAACTTCCGGCCAGGGGTTATGACGCGCCTGGGCACCGGGTACGAGACCCTTGCCCGCATCAACCCCGCTCTGATCTACTGCGCCATCTCGGGATTCGGCAGCGATGGTCCGCTTCGCGACAACCCGGCCTACGATCAGATCATCCAGGGACTCTCAGGCGTGACGAGCATCACCGGGGACGCGGAGTCCGGGCCGCTGCGGGCCGGGTTTCCGATATGCGACACAATCGGCGGACTCACCGCGGCGTTTGCGATCACCTCTGCCCTGGTCGCCCGCCGGCAGACCGGGCAGGGCGCGTTCATAGACGTCTCCATGCTCGAGGCCACGCTGGTGTCCATGGGGTGGATCGTCTCGAACTACCTGATCGCCGGCGAGCAGCCCCAACCCATGGGCAACGACAACTTTACGGCCAGCCCGTCGGGTGCGTTCCTAACCCAGGACGGCCTGCTCAACATCGCCGCCAACAAGCAGGAGCAGTTCGAGGCCCTCTGCAGGGTTGTGGGGCGTCCCGACCTTGCAGGTGACCCCCGGTTTGCACTGCGCGCGGACCGCCTGCGCCACCGCGCGTCCCTTACCGCGGAGATCGAGCTTGCCCTGGCCTCTCACACGGCGGCCGAGTGGGAGCCCCTGCTGAACCAGGCCGGGGTGCCGGCAGGGCGCGTGCTCTCGGTTCCGGAGGTTTTGGCCCACCCGCAGGTCGCAGAGCGTGGGCTGGTGCGGCAGTTTGATGAGGTGCCGGGAGCCGGCCGAGATATCTCGGTCACAACGGCCGGGTTCAGGCTGTCGGGATGCCGGCCCGACGTGGACGGTCCGCCTCCCCGTCTGGGTGAGCACACCGGCGAGGTGCTCCGGGGCCTGGGCTTCACCGACGACGAGATCGCCGGGTTCCAGCGGGAGGGCGCGATATGA
- a CDS encoding bifunctional shikimate kinase/3-dehydroquinate synthase encodes MRNIALIGMPATGKSAVGRQLSLTLGLPFVDTDETIESREDASISSIFERHGEPHFRAIEEALIAEITQTPGVVATGGGVVERESNLQSLRSWGWLIALVASPEAIARRVGQADQWPLLKGNVTQNIERLWARRGPKYLSADLVVDVSSEDVDGVVRRILAFLAEREPVSSIEVNPGQAQSYRAIVGTGILGLLGYYAREAGLSGRVGILASPAAVRRHGEQVCDALQGAGLDPVLIEVPSGESVKTWESVGGLYGRLVREQIDRTGCLIAMGGEEVLDVGGFVAGTYMRGIPVAHVPTTLMAQLDSCVGGKVALNHFRAKNLIGFLLHPRLAVVDVAAVGGSGVRSVRAGLAEAVKYGAIADADLFTFIETHASELLDADSRRLPELVARCLRIKALFVEEDEQGVGRRMLLNYGHTFGHAIESSTGFHRYTHGEAVAIGMTLAARVAVAMGLAPASLEARQTTLLRALGLPIDFSGVAPARLVEALWRDKKRQGARLRFILPVEIGQGEVRGDVPIELVECVITEHAPPTGAGD; translated from the coding sequence GTGAGGAACATCGCCTTGATTGGGATGCCGGCCACCGGAAAGAGCGCGGTCGGCCGACAGCTCTCGCTCACCCTCGGCCTGCCATTCGTGGACACGGACGAGACGATCGAGAGCCGCGAAGATGCGTCAATCTCCTCAATCTTTGAGCGTCACGGCGAGCCCCACTTCCGGGCCATTGAAGAGGCGCTGATCGCCGAGATCACGCAGACGCCGGGCGTGGTCGCCACCGGCGGCGGCGTGGTGGAGAGGGAGAGCAACCTCCAGTCCCTGCGTTCCTGGGGGTGGCTCATCGCGCTCGTCGCCTCTCCGGAGGCCATAGCGCGCCGGGTTGGACAGGCCGACCAGTGGCCGCTCCTGAAGGGCAATGTAACGCAGAACATCGAGCGCCTGTGGGCCCGGCGCGGCCCGAAGTACCTTTCCGCCGACCTGGTGGTGGATGTCTCCAGCGAGGACGTGGATGGCGTGGTGCGCAGGATCCTTGCGTTTCTCGCAGAACGGGAGCCGGTCTCCTCGATTGAGGTCAACCCCGGCCAGGCCCAATCCTACCGTGCCATCGTCGGCACGGGGATTCTTGGTCTCCTGGGATACTACGCGCGCGAGGCCGGCCTGTCGGGTCGGGTAGGCATCCTGGCATCCCCGGCGGCGGTCCGCCGGCACGGTGAGCAGGTCTGCGATGCGCTGCAGGGAGCGGGCCTGGACCCGGTGCTGATCGAGGTCCCCTCCGGGGAGAGCGTCAAGACCTGGGAGAGCGTCGGGGGGCTCTACGGCCGCCTCGTCCGTGAGCAGATAGATCGGACAGGATGTCTCATTGCGATGGGCGGCGAGGAGGTGCTCGACGTGGGCGGCTTCGTGGCCGGAACCTACATGCGGGGCATTCCCGTCGCGCACGTTCCAACCACGCTCATGGCGCAGCTCGACAGTTGCGTCGGCGGCAAGGTGGCCCTCAACCACTTCCGGGCCAAGAACCTCATCGGGTTCCTCCTCCACCCGCGCCTGGCCGTCGTGGATGTGGCAGCCGTCGGTGGAAGCGGGGTGCGGTCCGTTCGGGCAGGCCTGGCCGAGGCCGTCAAGTACGGTGCGATCGCAGATGCAGATCTATTTACCTTCATTGAGACCCATGCCTCCGAACTGCTGGACGCGGACAGCCGCCGCCTGCCGGAGCTTGTGGCGCGGTGCCTCCGGATTAAGGCCCTCTTCGTGGAAGAGGATGAGCAGGGGGTGGGCCGCCGCATGCTCCTGAACTACGGGCACACCTTCGGACACGCGATCGAATCCTCGACAGGGTTCCACCGGTACACCCACGGCGAAGCCGTGGCGATCGGGATGACGCTGGCCGCACGGGTCGCGGTGGCGATGGGGCTCGCTCCCGCGTCGCTGGAAGCCCGCCAGACCACGCTGCTGCGGGCGCTCGGTCTCCCCATAGACTTTTCCGGCGTAGCACCGGCCCGCCTGGTGGAGGCGCTGTGGCGCGACAAGAAGCGTCAGGGAGCGCGCCTGCGCTTCATTCTTCCCGTGGAGATCGGGCAGGGGGAGGTTCGGGGCGACGTTCCGATCGAGCTCGTGGAGTGTGTGATTACGGAGCACGCCCCTCCGACCGGCGCCGGGGACTAG